A single window of Zea mays cultivar B73 chromosome 10, Zm-B73-REFERENCE-NAM-5.0, whole genome shotgun sequence DNA harbors:
- the LOC100284176 gene encoding GDU1: MRPAPSVSRPTSTSTISPAAPPPAAAKLASSPWHSTVPYLFGGLAAMLGLITLALLILACSYRKLNNYLSTGDASSSPSRPEATDGNGFKSPAATAPASPATFADLVAVVMAGEKIPTFLAAPIVRRTHGNDSAATATGEGSPETEEELESRGKAGERECRVIADAERERHLSHV; this comes from the coding sequence ATGAGGCCGGCACCAAGTGTTTCCAGGCCCACGTCAACGTCGACGATTTCGCCGGCAGCGCCACCACCGGCAGCCGCGAAGCTGGCGTCCTCGCCGTGGCACTCAACGGTGCCCTACCTGTTCGGAGGGCTAGCCGCCATGCTGGGCCTCATCACGCTGGCGCTCCTCATCCTTGCCTGCTCGTACCGGAAGCTCAACAACTACCTCAGCACCGGCGACGCTTCCTCTTCCCCCTCCAGACCCGAAGCCACGGATGGCAACGGCTTCAAGTCGCCGGCGGCCACTGCCCCGGCCTCTCCAGCGACCTTCGCCGACCTCGTTGCCGTCGTCATGGCCGGGGAAAAAATCCCCACATTCTTGGCCGCGCCGATCGTCCGACGAACGCACGGTAACGACAGCGCTGCCACAGCCACCGGAGAAGGGTCTCCGGAGACGGAGGAGGAGCTGGAGAGCCGCGGCAAGGCAGGGGAGCGGGAGTGCCGTGTGATCGCCGACGCCGAACGGGAACGCCATCTGAGTCACGTGTGA